The following proteins are encoded in a genomic region of Bernardetia sp. MNP-M8:
- a CDS encoding CHAT domain-containing tetratricopeptide repeat protein — protein MKFTLFTIIFSSFICFSYGQNLDKLSYQELDSIGLDLLEDENYKKAEKYFQASLLKIENEFGKQDTLYSNVQIHLAYLYMEELRYPEAKSILEEAKNINKNVVGTNHYNYARSCYYLANFYLVNANYVKAENLFTETRTIYEQLGEKENEFYFRVLRGLADIYYEQSLYKKSEPIYLELQSLIEKKLGKNDLWYGIISEDLANLYSDQGEFEKSEELYFKAMEIYEKKFGQQDEGYSSICNNLGNLYSDQKMYEKAELYYKKAIKIDKKIFSKNDPIFADDINNIADLYTMQGKYKKAEKFHKQALSIYQQALGKDHPDYALSCFNLANLYKVQQYYQTADSFYKEAIRNKKKQINMLFPTLSEEEKNLYYNDIVFVFEDFTDYAVSYYPQNKKMSGQLFDEILFTKGIIFSSTQKMKKQILNSNDQQLIKQYENWKKKKENYISLLQTPIEERDNSVDMQKIAFDINELEREISKKSASFKQNTTKKEYKWQQVRESITDKEAAIEMLHLIKYDREGNEIDTVYVALIVTKETQENPELLVLENGQELENGALFFYQNNIDFQLENKESYNQYWKPIQDKLDSLSEEGYSKIYFSPDGVYHKVNINTLLNPKTDKYLLEEQSIQLITSSRDLIERKEKGEQSTDLSKNFADYKTYLLGYPSYNLNGKDTLKVNGEDRSLNGLQRVVGQQTVVPVLEGTKVETNEINDLFYKKNVKTILLQNKEATEENIKDLQNPTILHFATHGFFINEIPKSKVTTMQEAEDRNLLENPFLRSGLLLAGCQNPQTGQEDGILSAEEAMNLNLDETELVVLSACETGLGDIHNGEGVYGLQRAFRQAGAKTLIMSLWKVSDEATQLLMVTFYDNLLSGKSKREAFKIAQLKLKSTYSEPYYWEAFVMVGE, from the coding sequence ATGAAATTTACTTTATTCACTATTATTTTTTCGTCTTTTATTTGTTTTTCTTATGGACAAAATTTAGATAAACTAAGTTATCAAGAATTAGATAGTATTGGTTTAGATTTATTAGAAGATGAAAACTATAAAAAAGCTGAAAAATATTTTCAAGCCTCACTTTTAAAGATTGAAAATGAATTTGGTAAACAAGATACACTCTATTCTAATGTTCAAATCCATTTAGCATACTTATATATGGAAGAGTTACGCTACCCAGAGGCTAAATCAATTTTAGAAGAAGCTAAAAACATCAATAAAAATGTAGTTGGAACAAATCACTACAATTATGCTCGTTCTTGTTATTATTTAGCCAATTTTTACTTAGTAAATGCAAATTATGTCAAAGCTGAAAACCTTTTTACGGAAACAAGAACGATTTATGAACAGTTAGGAGAAAAAGAGAATGAATTTTATTTTCGTGTTTTAAGAGGACTTGCAGACATATATTACGAACAATCTTTATACAAAAAATCAGAACCCATTTACCTAGAGTTACAATCGCTTATTGAGAAGAAATTAGGTAAAAATGATTTGTGGTATGGCATAATATCTGAAGATTTGGCAAATCTTTACTCAGACCAAGGAGAATTTGAGAAATCTGAAGAATTATATTTTAAGGCAATGGAAATTTATGAAAAAAAGTTTGGACAGCAAGATGAAGGATATTCTTCTATTTGCAATAACTTAGGTAATTTATATTCAGACCAAAAAATGTATGAAAAAGCAGAACTTTATTATAAAAAAGCTATCAAAATAGATAAAAAAATTTTCAGCAAAAATGACCCTATATTTGCTGATGATATAAATAATATAGCTGACTTATATACAATGCAAGGCAAATACAAAAAAGCTGAAAAATTTCATAAACAAGCTCTTTCTATCTATCAACAAGCTCTTGGAAAAGATCATCCAGATTATGCCCTTTCTTGTTTCAATTTAGCAAACCTTTACAAGGTTCAACAATACTATCAAACAGCTGATAGTTTTTATAAAGAAGCAATAAGAAACAAGAAAAAACAAATTAACATGTTATTTCCCACACTTTCAGAAGAAGAGAAAAACTTATATTATAACGATATAGTGTTTGTATTTGAGGACTTTACAGATTATGCAGTCTCTTATTATCCTCAAAATAAAAAAATGAGTGGGCAACTTTTCGATGAAATACTCTTTACAAAAGGAATTATATTTTCTTCTACTCAAAAAATGAAAAAGCAGATTTTGAATAGTAATGACCAACAACTCATCAAACAATATGAAAATTGGAAAAAGAAAAAAGAAAATTATATCAGTCTTCTACAAACTCCAATAGAAGAGCGAGACAATAGTGTAGATATGCAAAAAATAGCTTTTGATATCAACGAACTAGAACGAGAAATTTCCAAAAAATCGGCTTCATTTAAACAAAATACCACAAAAAAAGAATACAAATGGCAACAAGTCAGAGAAAGTATTACTGATAAAGAAGCTGCCATCGAAATGCTTCATTTGATAAAATACGATAGGGAAGGAAACGAAATAGATACAGTATACGTGGCACTTATTGTGACAAAAGAAACACAAGAAAATCCAGAACTTCTAGTTTTGGAGAATGGACAAGAACTAGAAAACGGAGCTTTATTTTTTTATCAAAACAATATTGATTTTCAATTAGAAAATAAGGAATCATACAATCAATATTGGAAACCAATTCAAGATAAATTAGATAGTCTATCAGAAGAAGGATACTCAAAAATCTATTTTTCGCCTGATGGTGTCTATCACAAAGTGAATATAAATACACTTTTAAACCCCAAAACAGACAAATATCTGTTAGAAGAACAAAGTATTCAACTCATTACTAGCAGTAGAGATTTGATAGAGCGCAAAGAAAAAGGAGAACAAAGTACAGATTTGAGCAAAAATTTTGCAGACTACAAAACTTATTTATTGGGTTATCCTTCTTATAATCTGAATGGCAAAGACACTCTAAAAGTAAATGGTGAAGACAGAAGTCTGAATGGTTTACAACGTGTTGTGGGACAGCAAACGGTTGTTCCAGTATTAGAAGGTACAAAAGTAGAAACCAATGAAATCAATGATTTATTTTATAAAAAGAATGTAAAAACAATATTACTACAAAACAAAGAAGCCACAGAAGAAAATATAAAAGACCTCCAAAATCCTACTATTTTACACTTTGCAACACATGGTTTTTTCATCAATGAAATTCCAAAGAGCAAAGTAACCACAATGCAAGAAGCAGAAGATAGAAATTTATTAGAAAATCCATTTCTTAGAAGTGGTCTTTTACTTGCAGGTTGCCAAAATCCACAAACAGGACAAGAAGATGGAATTCTATCAGCCGAAGAAGCCATGAACCTCAATCTTGATGAAACTGAATTAGTCGTTTTATCAGCTTGTGAAACAGGTCTAGGAGATATTCATAATGGAGAAGGTGTTTATGGACTTCAACGAGCATTTCGACAAGCAGGAGCAAAAACACTTATTATGTCGCTTTGGAAAGTCAGCGATGAAGCTACACAGCTTTTGATGGTTACTTTTTATGATAATCTATTAAGTGGAAAATCAAAACGAGAAGCCTTCAAAATTGCTCAACTAAAACTCAAATCAACATATTCTGAACCGTATTATTGGGAAGCTTTTGTGATGGTGGGGGAGTAA
- a CDS encoding acyl-CoA dehydrogenase family protein → MSNVAEQEALKEALRGGEFLIKETSAEDMFIPEEFSEEQQMMAKATDDFVDMEITPIAEKIDKMNDPKLMPSLLDKAGELGLLGIGVPESLGGLGMDFNTTMLIADVVGSAGSFSTAYGAHTGIGTLPILYYGNEEQKKKYIPKLASGEWKASYCLTEPDAGSDANSGKTKAVLSADGKSYSITGQKMWITNAGFADVMIVFARIEDDKNLSAFIVESAFGGITMNEEEQKLGIKGSSTRQVFFNDTVVPVENMLSERGNGFKIAVNILNIGRIKLGAGVLNGCRQVIRHSVRYSNERKQFNTPISSFGAIKYKLAEMTARNYATESLCYTAGQDIDDRITYLRKSGMDVAESKLKGVEEFAIECAIAKVHGSETLDYVVDEGVQIYGGMGFSEDAPMARAYRDARIARIYEGTNEINRMLLVGMIMKRAAKGDLDVFSHAMAVGKELLQMPAPANIDRTQPFASEKELIARMKKAVLMVAGKAAQTFGAKLNDEQILLMAVADMIIEVYAAEAAILRAEKLVRHHGESVDGIKAKLATLYLQLAVNKLEEKGREAISCFVKGDEMRVLLMGLKRFTKHEPINQRELRHEIADFMIEKNDYAYKLWS, encoded by the coding sequence ATGTCAAACGTAGCAGAACAAGAAGCATTGAAAGAAGCCTTAAGAGGTGGTGAGTTTTTGATTAAAGAAACATCAGCAGAAGATATGTTTATTCCTGAGGAGTTTTCAGAAGAACAACAAATGATGGCGAAAGCCACTGATGATTTTGTTGATATGGAAATTACTCCTATTGCAGAGAAAATTGATAAGATGAATGATCCAAAACTTATGCCTTCACTTTTGGATAAAGCTGGAGAATTAGGTCTTTTAGGAATTGGTGTTCCAGAATCTTTGGGAGGACTTGGAATGGACTTTAATACAACAATGCTTATTGCCGATGTTGTAGGTTCAGCAGGTTCATTCTCAACAGCTTACGGAGCGCATACAGGAATTGGAACACTTCCAATTTTGTATTATGGTAATGAAGAACAGAAGAAAAAATATATTCCTAAACTTGCTAGTGGCGAGTGGAAAGCATCTTATTGTTTGACTGAGCCTGATGCAGGTTCGGATGCAAACTCTGGAAAAACTAAAGCTGTTTTGTCAGCAGATGGAAAATCATATTCTATTACAGGACAAAAAATGTGGATTACAAATGCAGGTTTTGCAGATGTAATGATTGTTTTTGCTCGTATCGAAGACGACAAAAACCTTTCTGCATTTATTGTTGAGAGTGCTTTTGGTGGAATTACAATGAACGAAGAAGAGCAAAAATTAGGTATCAAAGGTTCTTCTACTCGTCAAGTATTCTTTAATGACACAGTTGTTCCTGTTGAAAATATGCTTTCTGAGCGTGGCAACGGTTTCAAAATTGCTGTAAATATTTTGAATATTGGTCGTATCAAATTGGGTGCTGGTGTTCTTAATGGTTGTCGTCAAGTAATCCGTCATTCAGTTCGTTATTCTAATGAGCGCAAGCAATTTAATACTCCTATTTCTTCTTTTGGAGCTATTAAGTATAAATTAGCAGAAATGACAGCTCGTAATTATGCGACTGAATCATTATGTTATACAGCAGGTCAAGATATTGATGATCGTATTACCTACCTACGTAAATCAGGTATGGATGTAGCTGAATCTAAACTTAAAGGTGTAGAAGAATTTGCTATTGAATGTGCAATTGCTAAAGTTCATGGTTCTGAAACACTTGATTATGTAGTAGACGAAGGCGTTCAGATTTATGGAGGAATGGGCTTCTCAGAAGATGCTCCAATGGCTCGTGCATATCGTGATGCACGTATTGCACGTATCTATGAAGGTACAAATGAAATCAATCGTATGCTTTTGGTAGGTATGATTATGAAACGTGCTGCAAAAGGTGATTTAGATGTTTTTTCTCATGCAATGGCAGTAGGAAAAGAACTTCTTCAAATGCCAGCTCCTGCAAATATTGACCGTACTCAGCCTTTTGCATCAGAAAAAGAGCTTATCGCTCGCATGAAAAAAGCTGTTTTGATGGTAGCAGGAAAAGCTGCTCAAACATTTGGTGCAAAACTTAATGATGAGCAAATCTTGCTTATGGCAGTTGCTGATATGATTATTGAAGTATATGCAGCAGAGGCTGCTATTCTTCGTGCTGAGAAATTAGTTCGTCATCATGGAGAAAGCGTTGATGGAATTAAAGCAAAATTAGCGACTCTTTACCTTCAATTAGCAGTAAATAAATTAGAAGAAAAAGGACGTGAAGCAATCTCTTGCTTTGTAAAAGGTGATGAAATGCGTGTTCTTTTGATGGGCTTAAAACGTTTCACTAAGCACGAACCAATCAATCAGCGTGAACTTCGTCATGAAATTGCTGATTTTATGATTGAGAAAAATGATTATGCTTATAAACTTTGGTCATAA
- a CDS encoding cupin domain-containing protein — protein sequence MNHHNQEYWIEKLNLQSHPEGGFYAENYRADGVIPKNSLSERFTGSCSYSTAIYFLLTGSTFSAFHRIASDELWHFYDGDPLSIFFFDEVGNLHEKVLGIDIEKNQFPQVIIPAGVWFASRCQNPNGFTLSGCTVAPGFDFADFELAYADKLSNQYPQHKELIQELTRQ from the coding sequence ATGAATCATCACAATCAAGAATATTGGATTGAAAAATTAAATCTACAGTCTCATCCTGAAGGAGGTTTTTATGCAGAAAATTACCGTGCTGACGGAGTTATTCCTAAAAACTCTTTATCTGAACGTTTTACTGGAAGTTGTTCATACAGTACAGCTATATATTTTTTATTGACTGGTTCTACATTTTCAGCTTTTCATCGCATAGCTTCTGATGAGCTTTGGCATTTTTATGATGGAGACCCACTTTCTATTTTCTTTTTTGATGAGGTAGGAAATCTCCATGAAAAGGTATTAGGAATAGATATTGAAAAAAATCAATTTCCTCAAGTCATTATTCCTGCTGGTGTTTGGTTTGCTTCACGTTGTCAGAACCCAAATGGTTTTACTTTATCGGGCTGTACAGTTGCACCAGGATTTGATTTTGCTGACTTTGAGTTAGCATACGCAGATAAGTTATCTAATCAATATCCACAACACAAAGAATTGATTCAAGAACTGACACGTCAATAA
- the gldN gene encoding gliding motility protein GldN encodes MKKLFFNTLLLVLATSNFCLAQNALRPNENNIETTKTEKIIQDEINPFSLRPIPKSHIAFQKSIWLQVSFNQKANLPLWYAGHELSKFLIGNALEGKITAYTNDKLETILSKNELLENLKIEENFENETAKFAFNSDNSIQNDSTQKLIDFSELSILEIKEDYILDIQHSRMVHDVIAFTLILPQNKNRFTQKVVSFSYKEIIEKLYRPLKEDYVVIETTKSNGHIPNLETLMDSRFFHGYIVKYDNFKDDSFQDQYDTQREAIIKSMQYHEKLIEFEAFLWDY; translated from the coding sequence ATGAAAAAGCTATTTTTTAACACTCTATTACTTGTACTGGCTACAAGTAATTTTTGTTTGGCTCAAAACGCATTACGCCCAAATGAAAATAATATAGAAACAACAAAAACAGAAAAAATCATTCAAGATGAAATAAATCCTTTCTCGCTTCGTCCAATTCCAAAATCACATATTGCTTTCCAAAAATCAATTTGGTTGCAAGTTTCTTTTAATCAAAAAGCAAATTTACCTCTTTGGTATGCAGGTCATGAGCTTTCTAAATTTTTGATAGGAAATGCTTTGGAAGGAAAAATTACAGCTTATACAAATGATAAGTTAGAAACTATTTTATCAAAAAATGAGCTTTTAGAAAATTTGAAAATAGAAGAGAATTTTGAAAATGAAACAGCTAAGTTTGCATTCAATTCTGATAATTCTATTCAAAATGATTCAACACAAAAACTAATTGACTTTTCAGAGCTTTCTATTTTAGAAATTAAGGAAGATTATATTTTGGATATTCAGCACTCAAGAATGGTTCATGATGTGATTGCTTTTACACTTATTTTGCCACAAAACAAAAATAGATTTACACAAAAGGTAGTGTCATTTTCATATAAAGAAATTATTGAAAAATTATATCGTCCACTCAAAGAAGATTATGTAGTCATCGAAACAACAAAAAGTAACGGACATATTCCCAATTTAGAAACACTGATGGATTCTCGTTTTTTTCATGGCTATATTGTCAAGTATGACAATTTTAAAGATGATTCTTTTCAAGACCAATATGATACCCAAAGAGAAGCGATTATAAAATCTATGCAATACCACGAAAAATTGATTGAATTTGAGGCTTTTTTGTGGGATTATTAA
- the gldN gene encoding gliding motility protein GldN: MKKSTKTLLWAGLSVSLFSSLFTTSFSKAQEYGAYANDGYNHNSVRPIHESHIMYQKSLWHRISLKQKQNRPFFATGNEITGIIIDAVKLGIIRPYQNDSLQTRMSQEDFLSNIQIPSDDIQYDGIEQVIFEQQNDVWNNDDIWATEEESGVESQEFYANQLYTLEIKTDVFFDKTRSRMINDIQTISIIIPAEMNPVTGLEKTIATFSYKELVQNLFRDNSSAIYYNERNNQAHRNLEEAFDLMLANGTLIKYANGKDEHIMDMYDDQHEALLASQNYQANMIEYESNLWEN; encoded by the coding sequence ATGAAAAAATCAACAAAAACTCTTTTGTGGGCTGGACTTTCTGTGTCTTTATTTTCTTCTCTTTTTACAACTTCGTTTTCGAAGGCTCAAGAATATGGAGCTTATGCAAATGATGGCTACAATCATAACTCAGTTCGTCCTATTCATGAGTCTCATATTATGTATCAAAAAAGTCTTTGGCACAGAATTTCGTTAAAACAAAAACAAAACCGTCCGTTTTTTGCAACAGGAAATGAAATTACAGGAATTATTATTGATGCAGTAAAACTAGGAATTATACGTCCCTATCAAAATGATTCTCTTCAAACTCGTATGAGTCAAGAAGATTTTTTGAGTAATATTCAAATTCCTAGTGATGATATTCAATACGATGGAATAGAACAAGTAATTTTTGAGCAACAAAATGACGTTTGGAACAATGATGATATTTGGGCAACTGAAGAAGAGTCAGGAGTAGAATCACAAGAATTTTATGCAAATCAACTTTATACATTAGAAATAAAAACAGACGTATTTTTTGATAAAACTCGTAGCCGAATGATTAATGATATTCAGACAATTAGTATTATTATTCCTGCCGAAATGAATCCAGTGACAGGACTTGAAAAAACGATTGCGACATTCTCTTACAAAGAACTAGTCCAAAATCTTTTTAGAGATAATTCTTCGGCTATCTATTATAACGAGAGAAATAATCAAGCACATCGAAACTTAGAAGAAGCCTTTGATTTGATGCTTGCAAATGGAACACTTATAAAATATGCAAACGGAAAAGATGAGCATATTATGGATATGTATGATGACCAACATGAGGCACTTTTAGCTTCTCAAAATTATCAAGCAAATATGATAGAATATGAGAGTAATTTATGGGAAAATTAA
- a CDS encoding DUF4230 domain-containing protein has product MTNFIKALTALLIVLLLGLGVYYTILRKDAKELLQPRETVTETSFKTVLEEVESLGKLELVKYNFKDVVEHKQKNGYSSVLDSKVLLIVAAEAVGCMDLTRIKAEDITEVGDSIYVHLPAPELCYYKIDHQKSKVYDSESLPFMQDDNLVGEAFAKAEKQIEKAALESGILVQTQAMAKTMLQPFLENLTKKTVFLTFEPISTKEDENLESEENIQKKNILNNPTTIQSKSLNKK; this is encoded by the coding sequence ATGACTAATTTCATCAAAGCTCTTACTGCTCTTTTAATTGTACTTTTACTCGGACTTGGAGTATATTATACCATTCTTCGAAAAGATGCTAAGGAATTATTACAACCTAGAGAAACAGTTACAGAGACAAGTTTCAAAACTGTTTTAGAAGAAGTAGAAAGTCTAGGTAAACTAGAATTGGTAAAATATAACTTTAAAGACGTTGTCGAACACAAGCAAAAAAATGGATATAGTTCTGTTTTAGATTCAAAAGTGTTATTGATTGTAGCTGCTGAAGCTGTGGGTTGTATGGATTTGACACGCATAAAAGCTGAAGATATTACAGAAGTAGGTGATTCTATTTATGTTCATTTACCTGCACCTGAATTATGTTATTACAAAATAGACCACCAAAAATCTAAGGTTTATGATTCGGAATCGTTGCCTTTTATGCAAGATGATAATTTGGTAGGAGAAGCCTTTGCAAAAGCTGAAAAACAAATCGAAAAAGCTGCCCTAGAATCTGGAATATTAGTTCAGACACAAGCTATGGCAAAGACAATGCTACAACCTTTCTTGGAAAATCTTACCAAAAAGACTGTTTTTTTGACTTTTGAGCCTATTTCTACAAAAGAAGATGAAAACCTTGAAAGTGAAGAAAATATCCAAAAGAAAAATATATTGAATAATCCGACTACAATTCAGTCTAAGAGTTTGAATAAAAAATAG
- a CDS encoding alanine dehydrogenase — translation MTQDDAIKKLVQQYEYYQPQEMLAKVRERNQQLTIGIPKETNHDEFRVAMRPEAVRLLVANGHEVVIETGAGEKCKYTDHEYSDAGAQIKYSSKEVFQSEIVLKVAPPTLKELEEMQSKKTLISTLHLANVTPEYLHAINRKKITAIAYEMLEDKEGGLPVVRSMSEIAGSTVMLIAAEYLSSANEGQGIILGGITGVAPTNVVVLGSGTVGEYAARTALGLGASVKVFDSSVPMLRRIKYNLLQPHLFTSIFDLGTLKTALEEADVVVGAIRPENGRTPSVVTEEMVSRMKPNSIIIDVSIDYGGCIETSETTSHHKPIYKKYDVIHYCVPNIPSRVARTATNALSNIFAPLLLRAGELGSIEEMIYADMGFAKGVYSYQGGLTNQHLSKKFNMRFKDISLIAAAQKGM, via the coding sequence ATGACTCAAGATGATGCCATCAAAAAATTAGTACAACAGTACGAATATTATCAACCTCAAGAAATGCTCGCCAAAGTACGTGAGCGTAATCAACAACTTACTATTGGAATCCCAAAGGAAACCAATCACGATGAGTTTAGGGTTGCTATGCGTCCAGAAGCCGTTCGCTTGTTGGTAGCAAACGGACATGAAGTAGTCATCGAAACAGGTGCAGGCGAAAAATGTAAATATACTGACCACGAATACAGCGACGCAGGAGCACAAATAAAATATTCTTCAAAAGAAGTTTTTCAATCTGAAATTGTTTTGAAAGTAGCACCTCCTACTTTAAAGGAATTGGAGGAAATGCAAAGCAAAAAAACGCTAATTTCTACTTTGCATCTAGCTAATGTAACCCCTGAATATTTGCACGCCATAAATCGTAAAAAAATTACAGCTATTGCTTACGAAATGCTTGAAGACAAAGAAGGTGGTTTGCCTGTTGTTCGTTCCATGAGTGAGATTGCAGGAAGTACAGTGATGCTCATTGCAGCCGAATATTTAAGTAGTGCCAATGAAGGGCAAGGAATTATTTTAGGGGGAATTACAGGTGTTGCTCCTACAAATGTAGTTGTTTTGGGTTCGGGAACAGTTGGAGAATATGCAGCCAGAACAGCCTTAGGACTTGGCGCAAGTGTAAAGGTTTTTGATAGTAGTGTCCCAATGCTTCGAAGAATAAAATATAATCTTTTGCAGCCCCATCTTTTTACTTCTATTTTTGATTTGGGAACTCTAAAAACAGCTTTAGAAGAAGCTGATGTAGTAGTGGGAGCAATTCGTCCAGAAAACGGAAGAACACCTTCTGTCGTTACAGAAGAAATGGTATCTCGCATGAAACCAAATTCTATAATTATTGATGTCAGTATTGATTATGGAGGTTGTATCGAAACTTCTGAAACAACTTCGCATCATAAGCCAATTTATAAAAAATATGATGTCATTCATTACTGTGTTCCAAATATTCCTTCTCGTGTAGCAAGAACGGCAACTAATGCACTAAGTAATATTTTTGCTCCTTTGCTGCTGCGTGCTGGAGAGCTAGGAAGTATCGAAGAAATGATTTATGCTGATATGGGTTTTGCAAAAGGTGTTTATAGTTATCAAGGAGGTTTGACAAACCAACACTTGAGTAAAAAATTCAATATGCGTTTTAAAGATATTAGTTTGATTGCAGCAGCACAGAAAGGAATGTGA
- the tsaE gene encoding tRNA (adenosine(37)-N6)-threonylcarbamoyltransferase complex ATPase subunit type 1 TsaE encodes MTSSLSNSSSHSTQFECKSIAELPQVAQKVIDLANKLNKRIWILEGDLGAGKTTFTKAVCKELGVKETVSSPTFALINEYEGNYDNQESKIIYHCDFYRINNPNEVLELGIEEYFEKAEENGNYCFIEWASKIEPFLPEHYLQIDIEVNQTTNSRILTVRSL; translated from the coding sequence ATGACTAGCTCTTTATCTAATTCTTCTTCCCATTCTACACAATTTGAATGTAAATCTATTGCTGAACTACCACAAGTAGCTCAAAAGGTTATTGATTTAGCTAACAAACTAAACAAGCGTATTTGGATATTAGAAGGTGATTTAGGAGCTGGAAAAACTACTTTTACAAAAGCTGTTTGCAAAGAGTTAGGTGTAAAAGAAACTGTTAGTAGCCCTACTTTTGCACTCATAAATGAGTATGAAGGAAATTATGATAATCAAGAATCAAAAATCATCTATCACTGTGATTTTTATAGAATCAATAACCCTAATGAAGTTTTAGAGTTAGGAATAGAAGAATATTTTGAAAAAGCAGAAGAAAATGGAAATTATTGTTTTATAGAATGGGCTTCTAAAATAGAACCTTTTTTGCCAGAACACTATTTGCAAATAGATATAGAAGTAAATCAAACTACCAATTCACGGATTTTAACTGTGCGTAGCTTATGA